From one Fusobacterium sp. JB019 genomic stretch:
- a CDS encoding TspO/MBR family protein, with protein sequence MKKFNLPKFLFCLLIPAISGGVSGFFNQNSVELYEKLVLPEFAPPSFVFPLVWTFLYTFMGIGFYLILEKRRNKFAVTSFFIQLIANFAWPFVFFKFNLIIPGFYLHMFLLLSVIWMTFNFFKLNKFAGVLQLPYIIWLSFAGYLNYYIVLLNA encoded by the coding sequence ATGAAAAAATTCAATTTACCTAAGTTTCTTTTTTGTCTTTTAATCCCTGCTATATCTGGAGGGGTTTCTGGATTTTTCAATCAAAATTCAGTTGAATTATATGAGAAACTTGTTCTTCCTGAGTTTGCTCCACCTTCTTTTGTTTTTCCATTGGTCTGGACTTTTCTTTATACTTTTATGGGAATAGGATTTTATTTAATTCTTGAAAAAAGAAGAAATAAATTTGCAGTAACTAGTTTTTTTATCCAATTAATAGCCAACTTTGCTTGGCCATTTGTATTTTTTAAATTCAATTTAATTATTCCAGGATTTTATTTACATATGTTCTTATTACTAAGCGTAATATGGATGACATTCAATTTTTTTAAACTAAATAAATTTGCAGGGGTTTTACAGTTACCATATATAATTTGGTTAAGCTTTGCAGGATATTTAAATTATTACATTGTTTTACTCAACGCTTAA
- a CDS encoding HU family DNA-binding protein has product MTKKEFIADIAENGAIAKKDAEKVVNLFLDTVSDNLEKGNSVSFVGWGKWEVVKREAREVRNPQTGKKMKIKAKKVVKFRVGKTLEDKVAKSKAKIK; this is encoded by the coding sequence ATGACAAAAAAGGAATTTATAGCAGATATTGCTGAAAATGGAGCAATAGCAAAAAAAGATGCGGAAAAAGTGGTAAATTTATTTTTAGATACAGTTTCAGATAACCTAGAAAAAGGAAATTCAGTTAGTTTTGTTGGTTGGGGTAAATGGGAAGTAGTAAAAAGAGAAGCAAGAGAAGTCAGAAATCCTCAAACAGGTAAAAAAATGAAAATAAAAGCAAAAAAAGTTGTTAAATTTAGAGTGGGAAAAACTTTAGAAGATAAAGTTGCTAAATCAAAAGCTAAAATAAAATAA
- a CDS encoding heavy metal translocating P-type ATPase, which yields MMKKILKIQGMTCAACAKTVERVSLKLDGVTKASVNLTTEELSISYNEGLVSEKEIKKVIENAGYTALSKEEFPSFEERNKEKQSEIKLLWKRFLAAAIFTVPLLYISMGHMFGLALPNFLNPMINPVNFTLSQLILTLPVVIFGYRFYTVGIRTLIKGNPNMDSLIAIGTGAAFLYGVYAAYQVMIGNIIYAKNLYFESAAVIITLISLGKYLEAVSKGKTSEAIKKLIDLAPKIATIIREEKEVTIPIEEVQVGDIIIVKPGEKIPVDGKIISGNTSVDESMITGESIPVEKNIGDNIVGASINKNGFIKYRAIKIGEDTTLAQIIKLVENAQGSKAPIANLADVIAGYFVPTVIGLALLSSLAWYFIGGETVKFSLTIFISVLVIACPCALGLATPTAIMVGTGKGAENGVLIKSGVALEKTHEVEMVIFDKTGTITEGKPRLTDIINLGNLEENKLLQLIASAEKGSEHPLGEAIVNEAIERGIELKKVSSFEAIPGHGIEVKIEGKKILAGNLKLMKDKKIKLKDLKEASDRLAMEGKTPMYIAVDNEIAGIVAVADTVKKNSRRAIEKLHEMGIKVAMITGDNKKTAEAIGKQVNIDTILAEVLPEDKSKAVKKFQGYNTKVAMVGDGINDAPALAQADIGIAVGSGTDVAIESADIVLMKNDLRDVPTAILLSKSTIKNIKQNLFWAFAYNTLGLPVAMGVLHLFGGPLLNPMIAGTAMSFSSVSVVTNALRLKRFKIEEDIMRKEVLIEGMSCMHCVKHVTDALNEVSGVTDVKVDLETKIAVFNVLDNINDEIIKNTIESAGYKVIKIS from the coding sequence ATGATGAAAAAAATATTGAAAATTCAAGGAATGACATGTGCTGCTTGTGCAAAAACTGTTGAGAGAGTTAGTTTAAAATTAGATGGGGTTACTAAAGCAAGTGTTAATTTAACTACAGAGGAACTAAGTATTAGTTATAATGAAGGATTAGTTTCAGAGAAAGAAATAAAAAAAGTTATTGAAAATGCAGGTTACACAGCTTTAAGTAAGGAAGAATTTCCTTCTTTTGAAGAGAGGAATAAAGAAAAACAAAGTGAAATTAAATTGCTTTGGAAAAGATTTTTAGCAGCAGCTATATTTACAGTACCTCTTTTATATATATCTATGGGACATATGTTCGGTTTAGCTTTACCCAATTTTTTAAACCCAATGATAAATCCAGTTAATTTTACATTATCTCAATTAATATTGACATTACCTGTTGTAATATTTGGATATAGATTTTATACAGTAGGAATAAGGACTTTAATTAAAGGAAATCCTAATATGGATTCATTGATAGCAATAGGAACTGGAGCAGCTTTTCTTTATGGAGTATATGCAGCATATCAAGTTATGATTGGAAATATAATTTATGCAAAAAATTTATACTTTGAATCAGCTGCAGTTATTATAACTTTAATATCTTTAGGAAAATATTTAGAAGCAGTTTCGAAAGGTAAAACTTCAGAAGCAATAAAGAAATTAATAGATTTAGCTCCTAAAATAGCAACGATTATTAGGGAGGAAAAAGAAGTTACTATTCCTATAGAAGAAGTCCAAGTTGGAGATATAATAATAGTAAAACCTGGAGAAAAGATTCCAGTAGATGGAAAAATTATAAGTGGAAATACTTCTGTTGATGAGTCTATGATTACAGGAGAAAGTATTCCGGTTGAAAAAAATATTGGGGATAATATAGTAGGTGCAAGTATTAATAAAAATGGATTTATAAAATATAGAGCAATAAAAATAGGAGAAGATACTACTCTTGCTCAAATAATAAAATTAGTCGAAAATGCTCAAGGTTCAAAAGCTCCTATAGCTAATTTAGCAGATGTTATAGCGGGATATTTTGTACCAACGGTCATAGGGTTAGCCCTTTTATCAAGTTTAGCTTGGTATTTTATAGGAGGGGAAACAGTTAAGTTTTCTTTAACTATTTTTATATCAGTATTAGTTATAGCTTGCCCTTGTGCTTTAGGACTAGCAACTCCAACAGCTATAATGGTAGGGACGGGGAAAGGTGCAGAAAATGGAGTTTTAATAAAAAGTGGAGTAGCTTTAGAAAAAACTCATGAAGTTGAGATGGTAATTTTTGATAAAACAGGAACAATTACAGAAGGAAAACCTAGATTAACAGATATAATTAATTTAGGGAATTTAGAAGAAAATAAATTATTACAATTAATAGCATCAGCTGAAAAAGGATCAGAACATCCTCTAGGAGAAGCTATTGTTAATGAAGCTATAGAAAGAGGAATAGAATTAAAAAAAGTGTCTTCTTTTGAAGCGATTCCAGGACATGGTATTGAAGTAAAAATAGAAGGTAAAAAGATATTAGCTGGAAATCTAAAACTTATGAAAGATAAGAAAATTAAATTAAAAGATTTAAAAGAGGCGTCAGATAGATTAGCTATGGAAGGTAAAACTCCAATGTATATAGCTGTTGATAATGAAATTGCAGGAATAGTAGCAGTGGCAGATACAGTTAAAAAAAATAGTAGAAGAGCTATTGAAAAATTACATGAAATGGGAATTAAAGTAGCGATGATAACAGGAGATAATAAGAAAACAGCAGAAGCCATAGGTAAGCAAGTAAATATAGATACAATTCTTGCTGAAGTTCTTCCGGAAGATAAATCAAAAGCAGTTAAAAAATTCCAAGGATATAATACAAAAGTTGCAATGGTAGGAGATGGAATAAATGATGCTCCAGCTTTAGCACAAGCAGATATAGGAATAGCAGTTGGGAGTGGAACAGATGTTGCTATTGAATCAGCAGATATTGTTCTTATGAAAAATGATTTAAGAGATGTTCCTACAGCTATTTTATTGAGCAAAAGTACTATAAAAAATATTAAACAAAATTTATTTTGGGCTTTTGCTTATAATACATTAGGTCTTCCTGTTGCTATGGGAGTTTTACATTTGTTTGGTGGGCCTTTGCTAAATCCAATGATAGCAGGAACGGCTATGAGTTTTAGCTCTGTATCTGTTGTAACTAATGCTCTTAGATTAAAAAGATTTAAAATAGAGGAGGATATTATGAGAAAAGAAGTTTTAATAGAAGGGATGAGTTGTATGCATTGTGTAAAGCATGTGACAGATGCTTTAAATGAAGTTTCAGGAGTAACAGATGTTAAAGTTGATTTAGAAACAAAAATAGCAGTTTTTAACGTTTTAGATAACATTAATGATGAAATTATAAAAAATACTATTGAATCAGCAGGGTATAAAGTTATTAAAATAAGTTAA
- a CDS encoding metal-sensing transcriptional repressor, translating to MNEERKKALQTLKIARGQVEAAIKMIEDNRYCIDISNQILASQSLLKKADILIIKQHMKHCVKESFKNNNEDEKIDEVIKLLTKMMGK from the coding sequence ATGAATGAAGAAAGAAAAAAAGCATTACAAACTTTGAAAATAGCTAGAGGACAGGTTGAAGCTGCAATTAAGATGATAGAGGATAATAGATATTGTATTGATATTTCTAATCAGATTTTAGCTTCCCAATCTCTTTTAAAAAAAGCAGATATATTAATAATTAAGCAACATATGAAACATTGTGTAAAAGAATCATTTAAGAACAATAATGAAGATGAAAAAATAGATGAGGTTATAAAACTTTTAACCAAAATGATGGGAAAATAA
- a CDS encoding transporter substrate-binding domain-containing protein, protein MKNIKKVLFFIWVLVFQISIICNALAKENNDQLIKIGYMEFSDFNKIDKEGNASGYAYEYIKKLEKKGNIKIKLISGSWDGIVKSLENGNLDLIMLGHITEKRKKKYDFSRYSMGYSKGIVYTEPKNEIYYQDYKNFNNKKIGYSCDPLGERFLEYAKENNFKCELIRFSSRFKAEEALQKQKIDMIASEIMEYSSTLRAVDYFDLSPLYVMGLKGSGKIELFNKAQRKLYEDNPLFNTSLIKKYYSKIYNEKTQLTREEKEFLKIKPEYTVAVLPNRFFLSHYDNKTKRYEGIQADIIRAISKKSGIKLKIKGTKNGENLLTSIENKSTDMSIGLQKTEKLLSNEQLVFAKKLIKMQWSFVYEKDRKINFNRKQIIGIPKNFLSVREFIKKTKPNWIIRDFKTIEECFREIQRGDISCTVVSNLDAQYYLQNPRFKDLKIYPMPVMDNSMNLVISSDVNPLVKRILDKTIISMDESIFKSIVTKNVMEVHYKMDFSTWLYAYRYDLMLSFITILILLYGFLVHSMRMHKKNKELDKANLAKTNFLARMSHDMRTPLSAVIGLSNFGIDETKDIKTKKYFRQIKESSEYLLELLTDVLDLQRLESENIFLKNKVQKIGGVSNKVQTIIRTKALEKNIDFQIDTEEIDREYYSKFDSKRVEQVLINLLNNAIKYTPSGGKVIWKTRFFVENKRLTIIDEISDNGIGISKDFQKIMFNAFSREKNKDTSETDGVGLGLSICKRIVDAMGAKIYCKSKVGEGTTFKIIATFDLIDKKRIKGKKEENYHRIDFDKFKGKKILICEDIEINAKIVMKILENHNFDYAWVKNGREAVEITRENIFHAILMDIRMPIMDGLEATSKIRNFNKKVPIIALSANAYDEDMEKSFKVGMNSHIGKPINIKELIIALHKLI, encoded by the coding sequence ATGAAAAATATAAAAAAAGTATTATTTTTTATATGGGTATTAGTTTTTCAAATAAGTATAATCTGTAACGCTTTGGCTAAAGAAAATAATGATCAGTTGATTAAAATTGGGTATATGGAATTTAGTGATTTTAATAAAATTGATAAAGAAGGAAATGCAAGTGGTTATGCCTATGAGTATATAAAAAAACTGGAAAAAAAGGGAAATATAAAAATAAAATTAATTTCAGGATCTTGGGATGGGATAGTAAAAAGTTTAGAAAATGGTAATCTTGATTTAATAATGTTAGGTCATATAACAGAGAAAAGAAAAAAGAAGTATGATTTTTCAAGATATAGTATGGGATATTCTAAAGGAATAGTTTATACAGAGCCAAAAAATGAAATTTATTATCAAGATTATAAAAATTTTAATAATAAAAAGATCGGATATTCTTGTGATCCTTTAGGGGAAAGATTTTTAGAATATGCAAAAGAAAATAATTTTAAATGTGAATTGATTAGATTTTCTTCAAGATTTAAAGCTGAAGAAGCATTGCAGAAACAAAAAATAGATATGATAGCTTCTGAAATAATGGAATATTCATCAACATTGAGAGCGGTAGATTATTTTGATTTATCACCTCTTTATGTTATGGGGTTAAAAGGTAGTGGTAAAATAGAACTATTTAATAAAGCTCAAAGAAAATTATATGAAGATAATCCTTTATTTAATACAAGTCTTATAAAAAAATATTATTCAAAAATTTATAATGAAAAAACACAACTTACAAGAGAAGAAAAAGAGTTTTTAAAAATTAAACCAGAGTATACCGTAGCAGTATTACCAAATCGATTTTTTTTATCACATTATGACAATAAAACTAAAAGATATGAAGGTATTCAAGCGGATATAATAAGAGCAATATCTAAAAAATCAGGGATAAAGTTAAAGATAAAAGGCACTAAGAATGGAGAAAATTTATTAACAAGTATTGAAAATAAGAGTACAGATATGTCTATAGGGCTTCAAAAAACAGAAAAGCTATTGTCTAATGAACAATTAGTTTTTGCTAAAAAATTAATTAAAATGCAATGGTCTTTTGTATATGAAAAAGATAGAAAAATAAATTTTAATAGAAAACAGATAATAGGTATTCCAAAAAATTTTTTATCAGTACGTGAATTTATAAAAAAAACTAAGCCAAATTGGATAATAAGAGATTTTAAAACTATAGAAGAGTGTTTTAGAGAAATTCAAAGAGGAGATATTAGTTGTACCGTTGTTAGTAATCTTGACGCACAATATTATTTACAAAATCCAAGATTTAAAGATTTAAAAATATATCCTATGCCTGTGATGGATAATTCTATGAATTTAGTTATATCATCTGATGTAAATCCTTTAGTGAAAAGGATATTGGACAAAACAATAATAAGCATGGATGAATCTATTTTTAAATCAATTGTAACTAAAAATGTAATGGAAGTTCATTATAAAATGGATTTTTCAACATGGCTTTATGCTTATAGATATGATTTGATGTTATCTTTTATTACGATATTAATATTACTTTATGGATTTCTAGTTCATTCTATGAGAATGCATAAAAAAAATAAAGAATTAGATAAAGCTAATTTAGCAAAAACTAACTTTTTAGCTAGAATGAGTCATGATATGAGAACTCCTTTAAGTGCAGTAATAGGTTTGTCTAACTTTGGAATAGATGAAACTAAAGATATAAAAACTAAAAAATATTTTAGACAAATTAAAGAAAGTTCAGAATATTTATTAGAACTTTTAACAGATGTTTTGGATCTTCAAAGATTAGAATCAGAGAATATATTTTTAAAAAATAAAGTTCAAAAAATAGGTGGAGTTTCTAATAAAGTTCAAACAATAATTAGAACTAAAGCTTTAGAAAAAAATATAGATTTTCAAATAGATACAGAAGAAATAGATAGAGAATATTATTCTAAATTTGATTCTAAAAGAGTAGAACAGGTATTGATAAATTTATTAAATAATGCGATAAAATATACTCCTTCAGGAGGAAAAGTTATATGGAAAACTAGATTTTTTGTTGAAAATAAAAGACTAACAATTATTGATGAAATATCTGATAATGGAATAGGAATATCTAAAGATTTTCAAAAAATAATGTTTAATGCATTTTCTAGAGAAAAAAATAAAGATACTTCAGAAACTGATGGAGTAGGGTTAGGACTTTCGATTTGTAAGAGGATTGTAGATGCTATGGGAGCGAAAATCTATTGTAAAAGTAAAGTGGGAGAAGGGACAACTTTTAAAATTATAGCTACTTTTGATTTGATAGATAAAAAAAGAATTAAAGGAAAAAAAGAGGAAAATTATCATAGAATAGATTTTGATAAATTTAAAGGTAAAAAAATATTAATATGTGAAGATATTGAAATAAATGCTAAGATTGTAATGAAAATATTAGAAAATCATAATTTTGATTATGCTTGGGTAAAAAATGGTAGGGAGGCTGTAGAAATAACAAGGGAAAATATATTCCATGCAATTTTAATGGATATAAGAATGCCTATAATGGATGGATTAGAAGCGACAAGTAAAATAAGAAATTTTAATAAAAAGGTTCCTATTATAGCATTATCTGCTAATGCTTATGATGAAGATATGGAAAAATCTTTCAAAGTAGGGATGAATAGTCATATAGGTAAACCTATAAATATAAAGGAGCTTATTATAGCTTTACATAAATTAATATAA
- a CDS encoding DUF4401 domain-containing protein encodes MFLKLKNLFLSFAILFLLTGTSFFFAYNWNYMGNYEKLSLPLFLILLGIIGWLFFQKNKKYRQLCLFSSSFFIGSLFAVFGQIYQTGADSYILFRNWGFFIILFSIIEKFYPLWILNITIFTISIMKYIDFFYDDSILVLFSGGIFLFFCFFIYIILSKKMSSPIKRYFYNLISFSSIIFLTLGFCSSLVSSRIKFYDKSILGIIFIIVMISFFFLNKKTLDKPEIKIFQITSITFVISSFVINNVIGFNFYSLETAILGIFFIICLFLISLIIISKKYKNSFFTQSFIGFFKTFLIILTILFFLGLSSLLGLKELGFYLGGIFLVFIASFSPKYLKFKKETIEIITFISGLILIFLGIMETITSNKLIGILIIWIIYGTFWIVRKSMALDFLSVPTLIFGLYFSNIIPYKFESIFVIIPLIILLISLLYNNFLNNKLKRILRGTEISAMISIFSIYLNNKIHIGIYIIDLLIMGISLIIFYKIFHKKNINLLISIGLIILLIEFFILNGSLTNLEFINLGIMFTLFYIFKEEKKMLIISILFLGGQIISYYYNLDITLIKKSYMLLESSALLFLGYYLLNKLKLEVK; translated from the coding sequence ATGTTTCTTAAATTAAAAAACTTATTTTTATCTTTTGCTATATTATTTTTACTTACTGGAACAAGTTTTTTCTTTGCTTATAATTGGAATTATATGGGAAATTATGAAAAATTATCGTTACCCTTATTTTTAATATTACTTGGAATTATCGGTTGGCTATTTTTTCAAAAAAATAAAAAATATCGTCAGCTTTGCTTATTTTCATCTTCTTTTTTTATAGGATCTCTTTTTGCTGTATTTGGACAAATCTACCAAACAGGAGCAGATTCTTATATTTTATTTCGTAATTGGGGATTTTTTATTATTTTATTTTCAATAATAGAAAAATTTTACCCTCTTTGGATTTTAAATATTACTATATTTACAATTTCAATTATGAAATATATTGACTTTTTCTATGATGATTCTATACTAGTTCTATTTTCTGGAGGAATATTTCTTTTCTTTTGTTTTTTTATATATATAATATTATCAAAAAAAATGTCTTCACCTATTAAAAGATATTTTTACAATTTAATATCCTTTTCATCAATTATTTTTTTAACACTTGGTTTTTGTTCTTCTTTAGTTTCATCTAGAATTAAATTTTATGACAAATCCATTCTTGGAATTATTTTTATAATTGTTATGATTTCATTTTTTTTCTTAAATAAAAAAACTCTAGATAAACCAGAAATAAAAATATTTCAAATAACTTCTATTACTTTTGTCATAAGTTCTTTTGTTATTAATAATGTTATAGGTTTCAACTTCTATTCTCTTGAGACTGCTATTTTGGGAATATTCTTTATTATTTGTCTATTTCTTATTAGTTTAATAATAATTTCAAAAAAATATAAAAATTCTTTTTTTACACAAAGTTTTATAGGATTTTTTAAAACATTTTTAATAATTCTTACTATTTTATTTTTCTTAGGCTTAAGTTCTCTATTAGGACTTAAAGAATTAGGCTTTTACTTGGGAGGAATTTTTCTTGTTTTTATAGCTAGCTTTTCACCTAAATATTTAAAATTTAAAAAAGAAACTATTGAAATAATTACTTTTATTTCTGGACTTATTTTAATATTTTTAGGAATTATGGAAACAATTACTTCTAATAAATTAATTGGAATTTTAATTATTTGGATAATTTATGGAACTTTTTGGATTGTAAGAAAATCTATGGCTTTAGATTTTCTTTCTGTTCCTACTTTAATTTTTGGACTTTATTTTTCTAATATTATTCCTTATAAATTTGAAAGTATCTTTGTTATTATTCCTTTAATTATTTTATTAATATCTTTACTTTACAATAACTTTTTAAATAATAAATTAAAAAGAATACTTAGAGGTACTGAAATATCAGCTATGATATCTATTTTTTCAATTTATTTAAATAATAAAATTCATATTGGTATTTATATAATTGATCTCTTAATTATGGGAATATCTTTAATTATTTTTTATAAAATTTTTCATAAAAAAAATATTAATCTTTTAATTTCAATAGGGTTAATTATTCTTTTAATTGAATTTTTTATTTTAAATGGTAGTCTTACTAATTTAGAATTTATTAATTTAGGAATAATGTTTACATTGTTTTATATTTTCAAAGAAGAAAAAAAAATGTTAATAATTTCAATTCTTTTTCTAGGAGGTCAAATTATAAGTTATTATTATAATTTAGATATAACATTAATTAAAAAATCATATATGCTTTTGGAAAGTAGCGCCTTATTATTTCTAGGATATTATCTTCTTAACAAATTAAAATTGGAGGTTAAATAA
- a CDS encoding GDYXXLXY domain-containing protein — MKKILVLSNIFLLLITFGYSVSKEETNLKKYSFYLKLSPVDPRSLIQGDYMNLDYQIINDSYKDLKNLKKGYIKIYIDEQNIGHYMDIQNSLTPLSTNEKLIYFIKTYSTLDIGANSFFFQEGQRYLFQNAKYAEVIILKNGKLRLKYLLDKNLKIIKAK, encoded by the coding sequence ATGAAAAAAATACTTGTTCTTTCAAACATTTTTTTATTATTAATTACTTTTGGATATTCTGTGTCTAAAGAAGAAACTAACTTAAAAAAATATTCTTTTTATTTAAAACTTAGTCCTGTTGACCCAAGATCTTTAATTCAAGGAGATTATATGAATCTTGATTATCAAATAATAAATGATAGTTATAAAGACCTTAAAAACTTAAAAAAAGGATATATTAAAATTTATATAGACGAACAAAACATAGGACACTACATGGATATTCAAAATTCTTTAACTCCTTTATCTACCAATGAAAAATTAATCTATTTCATTAAAACTTATAGCACTCTAGATATTGGAGCCAATTCTTTTTTCTTTCAAGAAGGACAAAGATATCTCTTCCAAAATGCAAAATATGCCGAAGTTATTATTCTTAAAAATGGAAAATTAAGATTAAAATATTTATTAGATAAAAATTTAAAAATTATAAAAGCAAAATAA
- a CDS encoding M20 family metallopeptidase, translated as MKKKILNSANKIGNFVIDVRRELHKYPELGFSLPKTTEIICKILDNLKIDYQKNIGESGIVANIEGKDKNITLAFRADMDALPIIEETEFEFKSEHYGKMHACGHDAHMSILLGVAKVISENKEELPCNVRLIFQPAEETTGGAVPMIEEGVLKNVNGIFGLHVDPSINAGKIAIKYGAMNAASTGIKIKIKGKSCHGAYPSTGIDAIVIAAQVITALQTIVSRNIDSRESLVLSFGKIIGGETENVITGDVLLEGTIRTLSNSLRDSIKPKIKNMVEMICEGMGAIGEVEYRDSYMALINKDEFVDLIKLSGNEILGFENVKEKKVPEMVVEDFAYYLDKVPGAFFNLGVGKKGEENKPLHNGLFSIEESSLSLGVKVQIMNLLKAYDYLKNI; from the coding sequence ATGAAAAAAAAAATATTAAATTCAGCAAATAAGATAGGAAATTTTGTTATTGATGTTAGAAGGGAATTACACAAGTACCCAGAATTAGGTTTTTCTCTTCCCAAAACAACTGAAATAATTTGTAAAATATTAGATAATTTAAAAATAGATTATCAAAAAAATATAGGTGAAAGTGGTATTGTTGCAAACATAGAAGGGAAAGATAAAAATATAACTTTAGCTTTTAGAGCAGATATGGATGCATTACCAATAATTGAAGAAACTGAATTTGAATTTAAATCAGAACATTATGGGAAAATGCATGCATGTGGGCATGATGCTCATATGAGTATTTTACTTGGGGTGGCAAAAGTTATTTCAGAAAATAAAGAAGAGCTTCCATGCAATGTTAGATTAATATTTCAACCAGCAGAAGAAACAACAGGAGGAGCAGTTCCAATGATAGAAGAAGGGGTTCTTAAAAATGTGAATGGAATATTTGGGTTACATGTTGATCCTTCTATAAATGCAGGAAAGATAGCAATTAAGTATGGAGCTATGAATGCAGCTTCAACAGGGATAAAAATAAAAATTAAAGGGAAAAGTTGTCATGGAGCTTATCCAAGTACTGGAATTGATGCAATAGTTATAGCAGCTCAAGTAATAACTGCTCTTCAAACAATAGTTAGTAGAAATATAGATTCAAGAGAATCGTTGGTTTTAAGTTTTGGGAAAATTATAGGTGGAGAAACTGAAAATGTAATAACAGGGGATGTTTTATTAGAAGGAACTATTAGGACTCTTTCTAATAGTTTGAGAGATTCTATAAAACCAAAAATAAAAAATATGGTTGAAATGATTTGTGAAGGAATGGGAGCTATAGGAGAAGTAGAATATAGAGACAGTTATATGGCTCTTATAAATAAAGATGAATTTGTAGATTTAATAAAATTAAGTGGAAATGAAATTTTAGGATTTGAAAATGTTAAAGAAAAGAAAGTTCCAGAAATGGTAGTTGAAGATTTTGCATATTATTTGGATAAAGTTCCAGGTGCTTTTTTCAATCTTGGAGTAGGGAAAAAAGGAGAGGAAAATAAACCTTTACATAATGGTTTATTTTCGATTGAGGAGTCATCATTAAGCTTAGGAGTTAAAGTTCAAATTATGAATTTATTAAAAGCTTATGATTATTTAAAAAATATATAA
- a CDS encoding aspartate kinase — MRVVLKYGGSSVATIDKIKAIAEYIIKLKKTKYDEIVIVASAMGKTTNKLISLAKDISETPNQRELDSLLSTGEQQTVSLISMAINSMGTKAISLTGSQANILTSGVHTKSKIKSINTDRIKAYLNEGKVVIVAGFQGINEHGDITTLGRGGSDTSAVALAAALKCECRIYTDVDGIYSVDPRLHPKAKFIEQLSYEEMMEMSNLGAGVMETRAVEIGKKYNVPIFVGKSLSESGGTYIMNTINALEEKLVTGISITKEIIITRILNIGYSPEKISKIFSIVDAGGLNINMITQNMTKDCHVDLSFSCKSDEKYLLEQVIEKVKETIPEAEVDYNDNLGMISIVGVGMINNSGIAGRFFSSLSKANVNFYQVTTSEISVSCSIDRELVETAVKAVAEEFNL, encoded by the coding sequence ATGAGAGTAGTACTAAAATACGGAGGTTCTAGTGTTGCCACAATTGACAAAATAAAAGCTATTGCTGAGTATATAATAAAATTAAAGAAAACTAAATATGATGAAATAGTTATAGTTGCTTCTGCAATGGGAAAAACTACAAATAAATTAATTTCATTAGCTAAAGATATTTCTGAAACTCCTAATCAAAGAGAATTAGATTCTCTTCTATCAACAGGAGAGCAACAAACTGTTTCCCTTATTTCAATGGCTATTAATTCCATGGGAACAAAAGCTATTTCCTTAACAGGATCTCAAGCAAATATTTTAACTAGTGGAGTGCACACAAAAAGTAAAATTAAAAGTATTAATACAGATAGAATAAAGGCATATCTTAATGAAGGAAAAGTAGTAATCGTTGCTGGTTTTCAAGGAATCAATGAACATGGAGATATAACAACTCTTGGAAGAGGAGGTTCTGACACTAGTGCTGTTGCATTAGCTGCAGCTTTAAAATGCGAATGCAGAATTTATACTGATGTAGATGGAATATACAGTGTTGATCCTAGACTACACCCAAAAGCTAAGTTTATAGAACAATTATCATATGAAGAAATGATGGAAATGTCTAATTTGGGAGCTGGAGTTATGGAAACTAGAGCTGTGGAAATAGGTAAAAAATATAATGTGCCTATATTTGTCGGGAAATCTTTAAGTGAATCTGGAGGAACTTATATCATGAATACAATTAATGCATTAGAAGAAAAATTAGTTACAGGAATTAGTATTACAAAAGAAATTATTATTACAAGAATATTAAATATTGGTTATTCACCTGAAAAAATTTCTAAAATATTTTCAATTGTTGATGCTGGAGGATTAAATATAAATATGATTACACAAAATATGACTAAAGACTGTCATGTTGATCTTTCATTTAGTTGTAAATCTGATGAAAAATATTTATTAGAACAAGTTATTGAAAAAGTAAAAGAAACTATTCCAGAAGCTGAAGTTGATTATAATGACAATTTAGGAATGATTTCTATTGTTGGAGTTGGAATGATTAATAACTCTGGTATAGCTGGAAGATTCTTTTCATCTTTAAGCAAAGCTAATGTAAATTTCTATCAAGTAACTACTTCTGAAATAAGTGTTTCATGTAGTATTGATAGAGAGTTAGTTGAAACTGCTGTTAAAGCCGTTGCTGAAGAATTTAATTTATAA